The genomic region TCTTCCCGGTCCCGTGGACGAGAAGGAGGGTGAGGGCAAGAACAATGATGATGGCCGGGAGATTGATAAGCCCCCCGTCAGTTCCGATAGGCTGGGAGAGAGCCGTGGGAATCGAAAGCCCGGCTGACGTAAGCAATACGCAGAAATACCCGGACCAGCCGATGGCAACTGCCGATATGGCAAGCCCGTATTCCAGGATGAGATCCCAGCCGATGATCCAGGCCCAGATCTCGCCGAGTGCGGTGTAACAGTACGTATACGCGCTCCCGGCAACGGGAATCATGGCAGCAAATTCCGCATAACAGAGTGCAGCAAAAAGGCAGGCGATACCGGCAATGACAAACGAGATCGGGAGTGCATTTCCCGCATGCTGGCCGGCAGCAACCCCGGACAGGACAAAGACACCGGTGCCGATGATCCCGCCAATACCCATGATGACCAGATCTGCTGGCTTGAGCACGCGTTTCAGGCCCGGCCTTCCGGCCGTACCGTTCGGATGCTCCTGGATAGGTTTTCTCCGGAACATCGGATGACTGAATAAATCCATACCTGACATGAGAGCCGCCGTACCCCGGCCCCCTGCCACGCCCGTATCCGGCCCCGGCAGCAGTTCCCGGGATTATGTATGAGTATTCGGATCGGGTATTGGATAAATGAAAGGTTGGGTGAAAATTTTTTTTCACTCAAATCCAGCGTATTTTCAAAAATAAAGGCAGATTCTTACTGCAAATTTTTTTTCAGTCAACGCCTCATTTATGTGAGAACGGGAAGAAAGAATCCTACCTTCCGGGCCCGTATGCGGGCTTACCAGATAACACGGATGGGGGACACCACCATGGTCCTTCTTGAGACACTGAACTATACCATACTTGCAAACCTTGCCTTGAGCCTGCCGATCGCGATAATAAGCATCTGGGGATATTTCCGGCTCGGGAAAATAACACCGCTCTATTTCGGTGCCGCCTATTTCCTCTTCTCCCTTTCCCATGGCATCCAGCTCTTCGAGATTCAGGGAATTTTCCAGGCAGCGATCATCCCGATGAGGGTCTGCGGGTACTTCCTCGTGGCAGGGGGACTCTTCGGCCTTCTCCGGGAGATAATCGAACGGACAAAGGCCGAGGCTGCACAACGGGCAAGCGAGGAGCATCTCTCCGCAGCCTTTGCCCAGACGGCAGTCGGCATTGCAGAATTCCTGCCTGGTGGAACCATCTGCCGGTATAACCATAAATTCAGCGAGATTCTCCATGGAGAGAACACCGACTGGCTTAAGGAATCGATCTGGGATCGCTTAACCCCGAACGATTACAAGGATCACCGCAGCGGGTTCGAATCGGTCCTGCTCGGGACGAGTACGGAGTATTCCTGCGAGATGCAGGTGACACGAAAAGACCGGTCCCGCATCTGGTGCAAGGTCTCGCTCTCCGCGGTGAGGGCAAACGACGGCAGGCCGGACAATTTTACCCTTGTCCTGGACGACATCTCAGATCTCAAGCATGCCGAGGAGGAACTCTTTCAGCTCAATTGCCGGCTCGAAGAACGGGTCCGCGAACGGACCCTTGAGCTCCAGGAGACCAACGAACGGCTCACCCGTGAGATCGACCAGAGGCGGGAGGCTGAAGAGCGGCTGAAAACATCCCTGCAGGAGAAAGAGATCCTCATAAAAGAGATCCACCACCGGGTCAAGAACAATCTCCAGGTAATCATAAGCCTCCTGTACCTGCAGGCCCAGAACATCCGCGACCCGGTCCTTGCCGGGGCGCTGACCGACAGCCAGACCCGGGTCAAATCCATGGCGCTTGTCCACGAGAAGCTGTACCAGTCACACAATGTAAGTTCGGTTGATTTCCAGGCATACCTTGAGAACCTGGTAGCAAATCTCCTGATAGCCTACGATATTGACCGGACGCGGGTCCGGGTCACGATCGCGGTTAAGGATCTCAGCCTTCCCTTGAACCCGGCCATATCGCTCGGGCTCATGATGAACGAGCTGATCTCCAATGCATTGAAATATGCCTTCCCCGATGGCAGGACCGGCACCCTTGAGATCACCGGAACTGCGGACGAAGAGATGATCCGGATCCGGATCCGGGACAATGGCCGGGGAATTCCTGAGGGCTTTGACTGGAAGAATGCCAAATCCCTGGGCCTTCACCTGGTCCAGATGCTCAGCCGGCAGCTGAAAGGTTCCGTTGAACTCTCGCGGGACGGGGGTACGGAATTTGCAATAAGCATCCCGGCCCGGGCAGGAGCGGGTGCAGTATGACCGGGCCCACCGTTATGGTTGTCGAGGATGAACTGATCATTGCAGAGAACTTGAAAGTCACCCTGACCGGTATGGGCTACGAGGTCCCCCCGGTTGCAGGAACCAGCGACGAGGCGCTCAGCACAGCCGACAGCTGCCTCCCGGACCTCATCCTCATGGATATCATCCTTGAGGGCTCCCCAATCGACGGGGTCGAGACTGCCCGCCGGATCCGGAGCCGGCACGATATCCCGGTCGTCTTTGTGACTGCCTATGCCGATGATGAGACCCTGGAGCGGGTCAAGGTCACGGAACCTTCGGCCTATATCCTCAAGCCGTTCAATGAGCGGGAATTGTACTCGGCCATCGAGCTGGCCCTCCACCGGCACCGGATCGAACAGGAGGTCAAGAAACGGGATAATATTCTCTTTGCCATCAGTTTTGCAGTAGAATATTTCCTCCGGCACCAGAAGGAGAGCCGGAGTGCAAAGACCGGCCAGGCAGATACGTTCGAGCGCGGGATCCTCGAGATCCTCGAACACATGGGGCTCGCGGTCGAGGCCGGCTCGGTTGCAATTTTCCGGATGAACTCGGGGGAGGAGGCCGTCAGCGGGGCAAAGATCCAGTACATCTGGGTGGACCCGGCAACGCACCTTGTCCAGCCGTGTGGAAAGGATACGCAGATAACCTTCACCAAATCCCTCTGGCGCTCCCTGCTCGCCACCGGGAATTACATCTCAGGAAACATTGCGCTCTTCCCGGAAGAGGAGCGCCGCTTCTTCGAGCAGGCCGGGATCTCATCGGTTGCCATCATCCCGTTGTTCCGGAACGACATGCTCTGGGGCTTCATCGGGTTCTCGACAACGGTTCTCCGCCAGTGGTCCGAGACCGAGATGGAGGCCCTCCGGGTTGCCGGAAATATTGTCGGGGCGCTGATGGAGTGAGAACCGCCGGGGATCCTAAAAATTCTTTTGTGCAGCACCGGTGAAAGCAGGAGATAAAAAGGAGGGATGCCGGTTTTCCGGCACCCATAGAGAAAATTCCGGCTGAATTGACGGAGCCGGTTACCGGACGTACTCGTGCAGTTTACTTGCAAGCTGGAGCTTCCGGTTCAGTTCCTGCTTCTTCTCTTTCTCGATCATCCCGATGATGGCCGAGATGGGCCGGGCCAGGGAGTAGATCTTGACCGGCCGACCCCGGGTAGGAGTA from uncultured Methanoregula sp. harbors:
- a CDS encoding histidine kinase dimerization/phosphoacceptor domain -containing protein; the protein is MRTGRKNPTFRARMRAYQITRMGDTTMVLLETLNYTILANLALSLPIAIISIWGYFRLGKITPLYFGAAYFLFSLSHGIQLFEIQGIFQAAIIPMRVCGYFLVAGGLFGLLREIIERTKAEAAQRASEEHLSAAFAQTAVGIAEFLPGGTICRYNHKFSEILHGENTDWLKESIWDRLTPNDYKDHRSGFESVLLGTSTEYSCEMQVTRKDRSRIWCKVSLSAVRANDGRPDNFTLVLDDISDLKHAEEELFQLNCRLEERVRERTLELQETNERLTREIDQRREAEERLKTSLQEKEILIKEIHHRVKNNLQVIISLLYLQAQNIRDPVLAGALTDSQTRVKSMALVHEKLYQSHNVSSVDFQAYLENLVANLLIAYDIDRTRVRVTIAVKDLSLPLNPAISLGLMMNELISNALKYAFPDGRTGTLEITGTADEEMIRIRIRDNGRGIPEGFDWKNAKSLGLHLVQMLSRQLKGSVELSRDGGTEFAISIPARAGAGAV
- a CDS encoding response regulator, whose amino-acid sequence is MTGPTVMVVEDELIIAENLKVTLTGMGYEVPPVAGTSDEALSTADSCLPDLILMDIILEGSPIDGVETARRIRSRHDIPVVFVTAYADDETLERVKVTEPSAYILKPFNERELYSAIELALHRHRIEQEVKKRDNILFAISFAVEYFLRHQKESRSAKTGQADTFERGILEILEHMGLAVEAGSVAIFRMNSGEEAVSGAKIQYIWVDPATHLVQPCGKDTQITFTKSLWRSLLATGNYISGNIALFPEEERRFFEQAGISSVAIIPLFRNDMLWGFIGFSTTVLRQWSETEMEALRVAGNIVGALME